The following are encoded in a window of Anopheles gambiae chromosome X, idAnoGambNW_F1_1, whole genome shotgun sequence genomic DNA:
- the LOC1272173 gene encoding serine/threonine-protein kinase ULK3 produces MSEAKITEYKLLERLGSGTYAIVYRAMKKTTKEILAVKVMAKSKLSCTAMDNIISEISLLKKLKHRHIVEMRDFLWDEENIYILMEYCDAGNLSSYIRQHRTLDEGTCKRFLQQLALALRYMRQHDVSHLDLKPANLLLTRASGTYVLKVGDFGFAQRLKLNQENTAVKGSPLYMAPEILLNSSYGPAADLWSVGVILYECLFGRAPYSSTSLHELAERIHRNDPIAIPCRPPISTDCRQLLVSLLQRDPGRRISFEKFFDDPYLDLAHVACEENLEKAIALINRAIEMEQRQELAGAYRAYCQGLQYFVPITRAEPDAGKRQLLRQRVLTYLNRAEALKQHIYATTQTERQQQQDVPATSVLKRPDEQGRSGAGNINSSSSSKEGTGGGGGGRASDKLAEKAPEPGIAELARDNEAIARGLEIGWQAAKEASENKLDAALDSYTSALSLLIPVLHQDIPAGQKRVLRQRVVQWMEEAEQIKSIRSAQIMQEMESTEANHYGCTVQ; encoded by the exons ATGAGTGAGGCCAAAATTACCGAATACAAACTGCTCGAGCGGCTCGGCAGCGGCACGTACGCCATCGTGTACCGAGCGATGAAGAAG ACGACGAAGGAGATACTGGCGGTGAAGGTGATGGCCAAGAGCAAGCTCTCCTGCACCGCGATGGACAACATCATCAGCGAGATCAGCCTGCTGAAGAAGCTGAAGCACCGGCACATCGTCGAGATGCGGGACTTTCTCTGGGACGAGGAGAACATCTACATCCTGATGGAGTACTGCGACGCGGGCAACCTGTCCTCCTACATCCGGCAGCACCGGACGCTGGACGAGGGCACCTGCAAGCGGTTCCTGCAGCAGCTCGCGCTCGCCCTGCGCTACATGCGCCAGCACGACGTGAGCCATCTCGACCTGAAGCCGGCCAACCTGCTGCTGACCCGGGCGTCCGGCACGTACGTGCTGAAGGTGGGCGACTTTGGGTTCGCCCAGCGGCTGAAGCTGAACCAGGAGAACACGGCAGTCAAGGGTTCGCCGCTGTACATGGCGCCCGAGATACTGCTGAACAGCTCGTACGGGCCGGCCGCCGACCTGTGGAGCGTCGGCGTCATCCTGTACGAGTGTCTGTTCGGCCGGGCCCCGTACAGCTCGACCAGCCTGCACGAGCTGGCCGAGCGCATTCACCGGAACGATCCGATCGCGATACCGTGCCGGCCGCCCATCTCGACCGACTGCCGGCAGCTGCTGGTCAGCCTGCTGCAGCGCGATCCGGGCCGGCGCATCAGCTTCGAGAAGTTTTTCGACGACCCGTACCTGGACCTGGCGCACGTGGCGTGCGAGGAAAATCTGGAGAAAGCGATCGCGCTCATCAACCGGGCGATCGAGATggagcagcggcaggagcTGGCGGGCGCCTACCGGGCCTACTGCCAGGGGCTGCAGTACTTTGTGCCGATAACGCGCGCCGAGCCGGATGCCGGCAAGCGGCAGCTGTTGCGCCAGCGCGTCCTCACGTACCTGAACCGGGCGGAAGCGCTCAAGCAGCACATTTACGCGACGACCCAGAcggagcggcagcagcaacaggacgTGCCAGCTACATCGGTGTTGAAACGACCGGACGAGCAGGGACGTTCCGGTGCGGGAAACATAAATTCTTCGAGCTCAAGCAAAGAAGGcaccggcggcggtggtggtggccgtgCGAGCGATAAGCTGGCGGAGAAAGCACCCGAGCCCGGCATTGCCGAGCTGGCCCGCGACAACGAAGCGATTGCCCGCGGGCTCGAGATTGGATGGCAGGCGGCGAAGGAAGCGTCCGAGAACAAGCTCGATGCCGCACTGGACAGCTACACGTCGGCGCTCAGCCTGCTCATACCCGTGCTGCACCAGGACATTCCCGCCGGACAGAAGCGCGTACTGCGGCAGCGTGTCGTCCAGTGGATGGAGGAGGCGGAGCAGATCAAATCGATCCGCTCGGCCCAGATCATGCAGGAGATGGAGAGCACCGAGGCGAACCACTACGGCTGTACCGTGCAATAG
- the LOC1272174 gene encoding mitochondrial coenzyme A transporter SLC25A42 encodes MRATTLSGELLPVRPHTGSNGIWTATDAVREMSTNNRQASEPVPPVRPTNLNNRDVVVTSLIAGATAGALAKTTIAPLDRTKINFQINKDVPYTFRAALGFLRNTYVREGFLALWRGNSATMARIIPYSAIQFTAHEQWKKILQVDLHADTEVRRFLAGSLAGITSQSLTYPLDLARARMAVTDKYSGYKTLREVFVKIWQCEGPRTLYRGYWATILGVIPYAGTSFFTYDTLKNEYYKRTGDKSPNTVISLTFGAVAGVIGQSSSYPLDIVRRRMQTTGVTAQCADQYLTIGRTLIKIYRHEGLVKGFYKGLSMNWIKGPIAVGISFATYDHIKHLLRDIIHIRSGDGQAR; translated from the exons ATGCGTGCCACCACGCTCAGCGGCGAATTGCTTCCCGTCCGTCCGCACACTGGCAGTAACGGCATCTGGACAGCAACGGATGCGGTGCGAG AAATGTCTACGAACAATCGACAAGCGTCGGAACCGGTGCCGCCGGTTCGGCCCACCAACCTTAACAACCGGGACGTCGTGGTGACCAGCCTGATTGCCGGCGCGACGGCCGGTGCGTTGGCCAAAACCACCATCGCTCCGCTCGACCGAACCAAGATCAACTTTCAAATCAA CAAGGACGTCCCGTACACGTTCCGGGCAGCGCTCGGGTTCCTGCGAAACACGTACGTTCGCGAAGGATTCCTGGCCCTGTGGCGGGGCAATTCGGCCACGATGGCGCGCATCATCCCATACTCGGCTATCCAGTTTACAGCCCACGAGCAATGGAAGAAGATACTGCAGGTCGATCTGCACGCGGA CACGGAAGTACGCCGCTTCCTCGCAGGGTCGCTGGCCGGCATCACGTCCCAGTCGCTGACGTACCCGCTCGATCTGGCCCGGGCCCGCATGGCGGTGACGGACAAGTACTCCGGCTACAAGACGCTGCGCGAAGTGTTCGTGAAAATTTGGCAGTGCGAAGGGCCGCGCACACTGTACCGCGGCTACTGGGCGACCATACTGGGCGTAATACCGTACGCCGGCACATCGTTCTTCACCTACGACACGCTGAAAAATGAGTACTACA AAAGGACGGGAGACAAATCTCCCAACACTGTGATATCGCTCACGTTCGGTGCGGTAGCGGGCGTGATCGGCCAGTCATCCAGCTACCCGCTGGACATTGTGCGGCGACGAATGCAAACCACCGGCGTAACGGCTCAATGCGCCGACCAGTACCTTACCATTGGCCGGACGTTGATAAAAATATACAGGCAT GAAGGGCTCGTCAAGGGCTTCTACAAGGGTCTGAGCATGAACTGGATCAAGGGCCCGATCGCTGTCGGCATCAGCTTCGCGACGTACGACCACATCAAGCATCTGCTCCGCGACATCATACACATCCGGAGCGGGGACGGCCAGGCACGGTAA
- the LOC1272175 gene encoding uncharacterized protein LOC1272175, with protein sequence MQKLKMFVQRNLVTIVMIPSLIGLHWAWDSLQHNRALVSDYERKDLPVVIAAKALWQRVTNKAESSEQQQDKSQ encoded by the exons ATGCAAAAGCTAAAGATGTTCGTGCAGCGAAACCTGGTGACGATCGTGATGATTCCATCGCTGATCGGTCTGCACTGGGCGTGGGACTCCCTGCAGCACAACCGAGCCCTCGTGTCCGACTACGAGCGCAAGGATCTGCCGGTCGTAATC GCGGCAAAAGCGCTATGGCAGCGGGTTACCAACAAAGCAGAATCCagcgaacagcagcaggacaAATCGCAGTAA